CATAACTTGTTTAGGAAAATCACCAAACAAACACAACCGTTTATTCATGAAAGCTTATCCATTAGCTGAAGGTTTACCAGAAGCtatagataaaaataaagtatCAGATAAAGATGATCCAAAAACAAGAGCAAACTACTTACACAGCAACTTTCAATGGGATAAGAACTTAGCTCTTAAAATTTGGGCATTCGGTCCAGAAACTATTGGTCCTAACTTGTTAACAGATAACACAAGTGGTATTCAATACATGAACGAAATTAAAGTACATTGTGTTGCAGCTTTCCAATGGGCATCCAAAGAAGGTGTTTTATGTGAAGAAAATATGAGAGGTATAGAATTCAGAATGTTAGATGTTCATATGCACGCTGATGCTATCCACAGAGGTGCTGGACAAATTATGCCTGCatgtaaaaaatgtatttatgCATGTGAATTAACAGCTTTCCCAAGATTAGTTGAACCAATCTATCTTGTCGATATCAGTTGTCCACAAGATGTTGTTAGTGGTGTGTATGGTGTTTTGAACAAAAGAAGAGGTATTGTTATATCAGAAGAACAGAAATTAGGTACTccattattaaaaatacaatCTCACTTACCTGTCTCTGAATCATTTGGTTTCACCTCAGCTTTACGTGCTGCTACATCTGGTCAAGCTTTCCCACAATGTGTCTTTGATCACTGGTCTGTATTATATGACGATCCATTTGATTCAAACAAAAACTCatacaaaattattatgaacatCAGAGAAAGAAAAGGTATTAAAGTTGAAATGCCACAATTAGATCAATATTTAGATAaactttaaaaaatattctgCATTTTTAACCATTACTACAAGAAATATGTAAATGAgtttcataatatatatttaaaattacTTATGTGTAAATTAAgataatgtatatatttattttatattaaaaaagcagcatatattaaaaaagaaataaagaacgaaaaaaaaaaaaaaaaaaaaagaaataaataaatatatatatttatatatatgtgtacaAAAAACACACggtaataatatatatatatatttatataaagcatatttaaaaagtatttatattatttttatatacaaaacatgtatatacttttaatattattttattattcctTTATCGTAATTAGATTTTTGacaattttttatcatttaatgtataatctattattttttcactccatatatatatatgttaatgAACTAAcaataatcatatatattttatagcttatatttttaactGAATAGTagaaatttttaatttaaaaatttttttgcataattactattacaattattataatataaaaattaaaaattaataaagaTGTAATAATCTCTTATGATTTAAGATTATTTTGAAACTATATACATTTAATcaaagaaagaaaaatctaaaaataaaattcatcaataatatatatatatatatatatatttatttatttaatcCCGTTTTAAccaaaatatattatttatttattattctattattttaatttttatttcggttttatatatgaatgaaaaaaaaggaaaaaaaaaaaaaaaaaaaattaatataaaaaaattcataataaataaaattaaaaatatattcttaatGTTATGGTATATAACACgcaaatattatatatatatatatatatatatggaaaaaactgtataagaaaaaatttaaatattaaatatatatatatatatatatatatatatatatattttcttaaatcaattttcattttcattatatcCAAATGTGTTTTTTAATAAGGTCAATGAACAGTCCGGAATTGTATAATTTCTCTCTAGAACTGATATTTGattatttatcattttagAGCATTcatcaaaaaatattttttttattctaGATATCATTCTTAAGCAGTttaaaatttctttttgtGTTTTATCCATATTTAAATTAGAATAATCTTCATACTTAAGATTAAATGTATCCTTTAGTAAATTGCTAATAGTTTGTTCACGTTCATATCTGGTCATATTCTCAATAGCAGCATTACAATCTATATTTAAATTGTAGCAATctgtataattttttttaaattctttTGTTTTCCAAATATCTTCTTGGGTACTATGAAATTCTTGATGTTCGTTTGGATATCTTAAGGAATGAGCACATTGTATTCTTACCAAGGAATCAttgttattaatatgtGTTGATCTTCTATTTCTTTCTGATTCCgtagtattattattaatatttacaaCATCATTGTCATTTAAAACACTATCTCCATGTGTTATGTTTTCATTATCTTCCTCTTCTTTATCAGTTGTACCTGCATGTTCATCGTCTATTACTTCATCTCCTTTTTctaaattataattttcgTTATTGCTTTTAGTATTGTccaaaaatatatcttgTAATGTACAATTAGGTTGATTAACAAAATCTTTTTCCTTATGATTTAAATCATGTACTTCtaatatatcttttcttgtctcattatttataaaatatgtagTATTCCCATTTTTTGTATCAAATTTTTCTTCCTTCACCTTACAGCATTCCATCATATCACTTGATATATTATCCTTATTTCCATCATTGTTGtgattttcatttttttctttcatattatcattttttaacaCATTGTCTAAATTCATATTAgcattttctttattaattttaaattcttcatcttctttattattaaattttaattcaCTTAAATTATTAGGTTCATTTTTATCAGCTTTTTCCTCTTTTTCATTATGAACTTCATTAATACATTCAAAAGTCAAATTAAGTTTATCCTTATTATTCTCATACTCCTTGTTCTCGCTAATATCTTTTTTGTTCAAGTTGTtgttattttcattttttctttttgtacATACAAAATTGTAATTGGACGATTCATCTGATGATGAACAACTACTTTCTTCACGGTTATAATCATCAtttctttcattttctATTCTATTTGGACTTATTTCATTTAACTTTCTAAAATAATCAGAATATTTGTCCATCACAATTCCttccatattttttgtatcattattatttgatgaaaatacaatattttcataatttcCTTCACCTTTTCTTCGTCTTCTTCTccttcttcttctttttccATTATCTTCTTCAAGTTTTTTTCCTTGTATTCCTTCATTTGTATATTCATCATCCTTTACTATTTTAGTTCTATATAAATTGGTAgatacataatttttatataatgttcTTTCCgatatattttcatatcGTCTACCAAAGGCATTATTACCATCTGTTTCCACTTCACTTTTCAAagtttttttaattaaatgATTAAGTTCATCACATACAAAATTAATTCTATTCTGCATACTTAATTTATGTGTCGCGTCAACATTTTGTACATCATCTCGTATAGTTCCATGATTCTTTTCCTTCTCCAATTCCATAATTCTCCTAgatatatcatcattttcattatccTTATCATTTGCATCTACACATTGATCATTCgttttattaatatttgttGCAGCAGTATTTTCCGTATGATTAATTCGATGACGGATGGTTCTACTACTATCTCCAACataattattgttattattgttattattattatgacTTGTATCATTATTCATATACATATCATATTCCTGTTTCATATCATTTGTTAAGGTGTCCTTTCCTCCTGTGCTTCTTCGACtttcattcatatttatatccacagattctatatattcattattagAATTATTTAAAGGAATATTACATTCATTCCTAGATATTTCAAAAACTTCTCCGCCTTCTTCTTCAGCATTATGATATTGCCCACTTCGATAACTAGACTCATTGGTTATATCACGTGCTGATATATTCCAGTTTACACTTTCgtgtttattattattaacaaaTTTATCATTGGAATTAGAattactattatatatattctgaattgatttattttttaaataatcataataaaacTTGTATTCCAATTGATTCAACTTGGTTAaaatttcattattattattcaagATATCCACTATATGACTCATGGCGTAAAAAGATTCGCTCGCATGATGAGTTTCAAAAAATTCAGGAGGGAATTCGTCTCGAATACTACGtgataattttatttgtatatcTCCTAAAAATTTCAACATGGCATCATAATTAATATCTTCAAATCTACTTACTTTACgtaaaaattttaaaaactcatgattaaaattaaatacaGTATTTAAACTATTAACATTATCCATAAATTCTTCTTTAACCATAAAATCTTCATTTGGAAAAAGTCTTCTATCCACGTTTTCTAAAAATGCTTCTTTTCCTAGATGTTTACGTCTAAAATTATTTCTAACTCTTTCAGATCGTTCAAAGGAGTTCATATGCCTTCTCTTATGTCTTCTTCtttcttcattatcattatcagATGATTCAGtatcataaaaatttcGTGATCTTCTAAAAGGCAATAAATGATTAACAATATTACTTCTTCCACTTTTTCTATCGCTTAACTTATGTACTAGATTTAAGTCATGTTCATccatattatcatataattcttttcCCCTTGTATCATGTTTTCGAATTCTTCTAGGTTCATTATCTCTAGgtataattcttttttcgACTACAACactatttcttttttcttttgaaAGGGGTTCTATTAGaaaatcaaaattatttggatctttctttttccttCCCCTTCTTTTACGTTCACTTGTAAACGTTACTGCTAAAGCATTTTCTTGAACTAATTCAGTTGTAGTTATATTAGCTTGAGCACCTTCGATATATAAATTGGTACTTCTTCTATCATTACCACTAATATGTATgctattattattttctatattttctaACAACAGAATTTCATTACTACCCTTTATGTCTTTATCAATTGATTTTTTCTTACTTCTTATCCTCCTTCTTCTTATCACCTTGGATGTTACATTCATAACATTTGCACAATTTAATTGTGATGATTCTTGTTCATCCATAAGAACGTCTCCTTCCTGCACGACcttattaataatatcattattactCATTAACGTATTCTCagtatttatattactttGTGAAAAGCTATTCATAGGACTGCCGGTAGAATTTTCTAAATCATTATTCACATATGGATTTAAAGATTTTTCTGACATCACAATCAAAGCGTCATTTTCTGAAAGGTTGGTTTCATTGTAcgatatttttttattttctaacTCGTTATTTGATTCTGTGATATCTTTtgtttctttattatattcatttttgataaaatcagaattttttacattttcatCTTGTATACAACTTACAAtcatttcattattttcaaaagACACCTCATTTTTTAGCTCAAGATTTCCATTTGTCATTTCCTTTTTAACACAATCAATTTGTTCTACAATTTCTCCATTCAAAGGATaaattatatcttttttattctttttcacagatttttttcttaatttcCTTGTGTTAGTTTCATCAGGCTTCTTTTCAactaattttttaatttttcttttattcacattattatttacatcTTGATGATTTTCATTTGTAATGGGACTAGGTAATGAATTATCTTgaacaaaattattttcacTGTTTAATGTTTCACTGTCtttattatcaatattataagtaacttctatgttattattattttttaaaatattattattattattattattattatcatttaattcattttttttatcatcattttcagaaattatctttttttcatcaaTATCTTTTATAAGTTCATCATTCGATAAACTAGAAACCGTGGTGAGAATACCACTTTTTTTATCAGACgcatttttcatattattaactataatattatcttttgtattattatgttcTTTATCTAATTtatcaaaatttttatcgtgtataattttttctgTCTCTTTAAACTCtgatgatatattatcaGTAGTTTCAGATACataattcttatttatattaactagaatattttctttttcttctaatccaatatttttctcattGCATGCAATAGTATTCAATTCGTTACTTTTATCAAGAACTAAtacattttcttcttctttcACATTACTTATGTTCTGTTCTActaaaatgtatataaataaaaaaaaaggaaaaatatttatatttttataaaaacataaattatgtaataataaataaataaataatcttcattttgataatgggctatatatatattataatatgtatttattcacattatattatattatatatatatatatatatatatataattatatatatatctcatgtattaaaataaataaccCCTTGcaaccaaaaaaaaaaaaaaaaaaaaaaaaattacttataaatatattcaatatatatatatataaccacatatattatataaaatcaaataatatatagaatattatttaatatatatataaatataaattaataacaaaataatattaaatatattggTTGCATTTacaaattttatattatttataaaatattatataagatataaaaaaaaaaaaaaaaattatatatttataaaattattaataaatagaCTAAgtcaaaaaaatatatacttatataatatataaaaaaaaagaataattttatttaaaaaaagaaataaaaaataaaataaaaaatattatataatagataaatatatataatataatataatataaaataatatataaattaaaatgaatttattaaaaaattcattaattattctattatatataaaaatattattatacttCTAAAATgtcaaaatatataatatatataataataatacatatttatgatacatacaaaaaaattcaacataatatatacataatatatatatatatatatatatatgtataatatattatatattctatttatatatttattatatatttttttatatattattacctTCTGTAAGACCCAAATGCAAATCATCTGTTCTCTCTGTAATATGCTTTTTGTTCTTTTCATGATCATTATATTTGCATGTTGaattttttccttttctaATTTGCGACCTTTTTTTGGacttcatattttattaatatataaattatactttattaatatattataatattatctatattaaataaataaaataagtatgttcaaattaaatattatataatattctatGTATACTgcttttttatataaaatattatataatatatatattatatatataatatatatatatatatatacaattatatatacgtaaatataagaaatataccaaaaaatatatataaatatttttttaagtatAATTTCGgcaatattaatatattattatttatattatattatgtaattatatgtaaatataataacatatgtattttcttcttatgtatataaatattaaaataaaaaggaaataacaaaaatattgtCAGAANNNNNNNNNNNNNNNNNNNNNNNNNNNNNNNNNNNNNNNNNNNNNNNNNNNNNNNNNNNNNNNNNNNNNNNNNNNNNNNNNNNNNNNNNNNNNNNNNNNNttatttatttattatatattatacttaaaatatatattataacattaaaaaaaaaaaaataaataaataaaacacaTAAGTATACTTATggttattttattttattttttttttttttattttttacatataaattgaataaatataatgaatgttcaaagaatatattattttaaagaCGTATtgatttataaatatatatatatatatatatatattattaaaataaaaaagaacaaaCAATTTGctcttttaataaaatataaagatatatacCATAAATAAACCgtccaaaaaaaaaaaaaaaatttacaatatatatttatatatattatatatatatatatatattgattaCTACAACTGTATATCATAAATATGtgttcttatttttttttttttttttaaatactGTAATATTTtggtataaaaaaaatatatatatttatttttatacaaaaaattaaataatacaacaaaaaaaaattattaaaattatatactATAAGATATACAGAAAAATGTATGTATagttattaaaaaaaaaaaaaaaaaaaaatttagtccacaatttatataaaatattatgtatgttatattgtttgttttcttagtgttattttaaaagaaaaatattatatatatatatgcttacactatttaataaatatatgtgtacatataaattatatatattgaatgcataaatattgttatatatatatatatatatatatatatataatataaatgattatttattttattttttttacaacatattaataaagacacattatttacatataacAATTTTTATTGATATTCTtgtgtatgtatattatgGTTTATGGAATATTACaatttatttgaatatccataagaatatatatatatatatatatttaaatagctattatatataacttattcatacatatatatctatatatgtgaagaaaaaaaaaaaaaaaaaaaattatatatttgaatacatatatatatatatacttataaagtataatatatacaaacacaaatatagaaataataatcaaatatatataaatgaacaaaaattttaattttcattaaatgaaatataatatttttgtaattcaaaaaaacatataacataaaaaaaataaaaagttatacaatattaaatttataaaatcctaaaaaatatgattatttaaccataaaaaaaaaaattaatatgtatttttattgcgtatacaatataactatatgtttataaatatatatattatatttcttcatttttgtgttatatatatatgttaaaataatattatgtacatatatataaaaatatattacgGTATAATGGTAATTAAAATGAACAAAGAAATTTTaagttttatatttaatatattaatgtttattattatatattatatatatatgtatatattttatgtattgtatttataatattaaaatgtatttacgtaaaatataaacagacataaataattcgaaaaaaaaaaaaaaaattatatatataatatatatatatatatatatatatatatatacacatcAGATGAACAATATATCTCATAATTATTCACAACCTGTGATTATGATGAACTTcatatatgatatataaaaattatacacATAATGTAAGatcttataaatataaaatttttaaatgaaaaatcgtgatatttattttatttttgtttttgaataatatatttcatataagCACTTGAAAAAATTCACAACAGAATGaatttcataaaataaaaatttcaagtataaacttttttttatttttacgttaaaaaaataatgtaattttttttgaaaattatgtatattttgataaaaataataataaataaaataaaataatttcac
This is a stretch of genomic DNA from Plasmodium reichenowi strain SY57 chromosome 14, whole genome shotgun sequence. It encodes these proteins:
- a CDS encoding hypothetical protein (conserved Plasmodium protein, unknown function) — translated: MKSKKRSQIRKGKNSTCKYNDHEKNKKHITERTDDLHLGLTEVEQNISNVKEEENVLVLDKSNELNTIACNEKNIGLEEKENILVNINKNYVSETTDNISSEFKETEKIIHDKNFDKLDKEHNNTKDNIIVNNMKNASDKKSGILTTVSSLSNDELIKDIDEKKIISENDDKKNELNDNNNNNNNNILKNNNNIEVTYNIDNKDSETLNSENNFVQDNSLPSPITNENHQDVNNNVNKRKIKKLVEKKPDETNTRKLRKKSVKKNKKDIIYPLNGEIVEQIDCVKKEMTNGNLELKNEVSFENNEMIVSCIQDENVKNSDFIKNEYNKETKDITESNNELENKKISYNETNLSENDALIVMSEKSLNPYVNNDLENSTGSPMNSFSQSNINTENTLMSNNDIINKVVQEGDVLMDEQESSQLNCANVMNVTSKVIRRRRIRSKKKSIDKDIKGSNEILLLENIENNNSIHISGNDRRSTNLYIEGAQANITTTELVQENALAVTFTSERKRRGRKKKDPNNFDFLIEPLSKEKRNSVVVEKRIIPRDNEPRRIRKHDTRGKELYDNMDEHDLNLVHKLSDRKSGRSNIVNHLLPFRRSRNFYDTESSDNDNEERRRHKRRHMNSFERSERVRNNFRRKHLGKEAFLENVDRRLFPNEDFMVKEEFMDNVNSLNTVFNFNHEFLKFLRKVSRFEDINYDAMLKFLGDIQIKLSRSIRDEFPPEFFETHHASESFYAMSHIVDILNNNNEILTKLNQLEYKFYYDYLKNKSIQNIYNSNSNSNDKFVNNNKHESVNWNISARDITNESSYRSGQYHNAEEEGGEVFEISRNECNIPLNNSNNEYIESVDINMNESRRSTGGKDTLTNDMKQEYDMYMNNDTSHNNNNNNNNNYVGDSSRTIRHRINHTENTAATNINKTNDQCVDANDKDNENDDISRRIMELEKEKNHGTIRDDVQNVDATHKLSMQNRINFVCDELNHLIKKTLKSEVETDGNNAFGRRYENISERTLYKNYVSTNLYRTKIVKDDEYTNEGIQGKKLEEDNGKRRRRRRRRRKGEGNYENIVFSSNNNDTKNMEGIVMDKYSDYFRKLNEISPNRIENERNDDYNREESSCSSSDESSNYNFVCTKRKNENNNNLNKKDISENKEYENNKDKLNLTFECINEVHNEKEEKADKNEPNNLSELKFNNKEDEEFKINKENANMNLDNVLKNDNMKEKNENHNNDGNKDNISSDMMECCKVKEEKFDTKNGNTTYFINNETRKDILEVHDLNHKEKDFVNQPNCTLQDIFLDNTKSNNENYNLEKGDEVIDDEHAGTTDKEEEDNENITHGDSVLNDNDVVNINNNTTESERNRRSTHINNNDSLVRIQCAHSLRYPNEHQEFHSTQEDIWKTKEFKKNYTDCYNLNIDCNAAIENMTRYEREQTISNLLKDTFNLKYEDYSNLNMDKTQKEILNCLRMISRIKKIFFDECSKMINNQISVLERNYTIPDCSLTLLKNTFGYNENEN